TGTTTGGCTTTGTTATGAATGTAATGAATGGTTGGGAATGTAATTTTTAACAAGGCTTTTTGTGCCACAATTATAGGAATTGGACTTTTCTGAAAAAAAGCTTTTGGAAATTAGttcttttttgaaagaaaattatCGAGATATGAATGCTATTAGTTGGTCATTAATTGTTATGTTGGTGTGTTTCAGTGAGTACTCAATGCAACTTAACGCTTCTCGGATAAAGGTTCTTCAGGCTCAAGATGATGTAGTTAATTCCATGAAAGAGGCGGCATCGAAGGAGCTTTTGAACGTGAGCCATGACCACCATGTATACAAAAGGCTTTTGAAAGATCTGATTGTTCAGGTCAGCAAATCCAACATCCTGAATTTATCTCCTGCACATTTCTAGCTACTTGCATTAACAAATTTAACATGTATGAATCTTTTAGGTTTTTTCACCGTTCTTGGGTAGTTTTTGTCTCTAAATAGGTTAGAGTATTATTGACTAGAGAAATAGATTATCATACAATACATTTAGCATATGCATataaacccctaggggttggctcaagtggtaaagacctTGGTCTTAGTGGCATGCTTCCTCCAAGTCTACAGTTCAAATCCtattgggtgcaaacaatttctaggggatCGAACTAGGGGaacttccccttgaattacctgatATGCACTTGTGGACTTTTTgtcgagggcctgtgcaccattgggattagtcgggactttgTTCTTGGGCaccccaataaaaaaaaaaaaaaaaaaagtatatgcaAATAAACTCTTTCCCTATCGTTCAGGAATAATTAGTTGTGAAAGTAGATTAAACACTTCCAAAAACGGTTGAAAAGCATAAACTGGAATTACTATCATCTGTGATGGTCGCTTGAGTTTTCAGAATCATATTTGGTGATGGTTTTGTATCAATTCTTAAATGGATTATGGCTGTTTATGCTACAAGAGAATTGAATCCATAATATCTTCAATGGATGCTGAAAAGAGTTCTAATTGCTAcgagtttgagaaaattttgtCAGGAGATTAGCTCTAAGCAGTAGCTTGAATTACTGATCTTGTTGCTAAGAGAATGATTCTGTGTTGCAGAGTTTGCTCAGGCTAAAAGAGCCTGCTGTCTTACTGCGTTGTCGCAAAGATGATCTTCACTTGGTGCAGTCTGTACTGGATTCTGCAGCACAGGAATACTCTGAGAAAGCAAATGTTCATACACCTGAGATCATAGTCGACAACAAGATCTTTCTTCCACCCGCTCCTAGCCTTCATAATGCCCATGGTTCTTCCTGGTAAGTTATCATTTTCATTGATACACTAAAAGTtgcttgatttaattttttgttctttttcgtCAATTATTCTTCATGTAGGATGTTTGGGGCTTTGTAAAGTGTCCATCTGAGTTGTACCAAGTTATTGAATTTGACTTGCTAAGATAATATGTTCTCAATATATATCAGGAAAAACATCTCATGTCTCAACagtctttttctctttgttatACAATATA
This Carya illinoinensis cultivar Pawnee chromosome 11, C.illinoinensisPawnee_v1, whole genome shotgun sequence DNA region includes the following protein-coding sequences:
- the LOC122280490 gene encoding V-type proton ATPase subunit E-like encodes the protein MNDADVSKQIQQMVRFILQEAEEKANEISVSAEEEFNIEKLQLVEAEKKKIRQEYERKEKQVDVRKKIEYSMQLNASRIKVLQAQDDVVNSMKEAASKELLNVSHDHHVYKRLLKDLIVQSLLRLKEPAVLLRCRKDDLHLVQSVLDSAAQEYSEKANVHTPEIIVDNKIFLPPAPSLHNAHGSSCSGGVVLASRDGKIVFENTLDARLDVVFRKKLPEIRKWLCGQVVA